The Zobellia alginiliquefaciens genome contains a region encoding:
- the rpsL gene encoding 30S ribosomal protein S12, whose product MPTISQLVRKGRSTITKKSKSAALDSCPQRRGVCTRVYTTTPKKPNSAMRKVARVRLTNGKEVNAYIPGEGHNLQEHSIVLVRGGRVKDLPGVRYHIVRGALDTAGVAGRTQRRSKYGAKRPKK is encoded by the coding sequence ATGCCAACAATTTCACAATTAGTACGAAAAGGAAGGTCCACGATTACTAAGAAGAGTAAATCGGCGGCTTTGGATTCGTGTCCTCAAAGAAGAGGTGTTTGTACTCGTGTTTATACGACTACACCGAAGAAACCAAATTCAGCTATGAGAAAAGTAGCAAGGGTAAGGTTGACAAACGGTAAGGAAGTGAACGCTTACATTCCCGGAGAAGGACATAACCTCCAAGAGCACTCGATAGTATTAGTAAGGGGCGGAAGGGTAAAAGATTTGCCAGGTGTTAGATATCATATCGTTAGAGGTGCTTTGGATACTGCAGGTGTTGCAGGAAGGACTCAACGTAGGTCTAAGTACGGTGCAAAACGCCCTAAGAAGTAA
- the rpsG gene encoding 30S ribosomal protein S7, translating into MRKRQAKKRPLLPDPRFNDQLVTRFVNMMMWDGKKSIAFSVFYDAMDIVEEKKTDDEKTALELWKDALSNVMPHVEVRSRRVGGATFQIPMQIRPDRKISTAMKWLISFARKRNEKGMAQKLAAEVLAASKEEGAAVKKRVDTHKMAEANKAFSHFRF; encoded by the coding sequence ATGAGAAAAAGACAGGCAAAGAAAAGACCACTTTTACCAGATCCGAGATTTAACGATCAGTTGGTAACGCGTTTCGTCAATATGATGATGTGGGATGGTAAGAAGTCAATCGCTTTTAGTGTTTTCTATGATGCAATGGATATCGTAGAAGAGAAAAAAACCGATGATGAAAAAACTGCTTTAGAGCTTTGGAAGGATGCTCTTTCCAATGTTATGCCTCATGTTGAGGTTAGAAGTAGAAGAGTTGGTGGGGCTACATTCCAGATTCCAATGCAGATTAGACCGGATCGTAAGATATCTACTGCTATGAAATGGCTTATCAGTTTCGCTAGAAAGCGTAATGAGAAAGGAATGGCCCAAAAATTAGCAGCTGAAGTTCTTGCCGCTTCGAAAGAAGAGGGTGCAGCTGTTAAAAAGAGAGTAGATACGCATAAAATGGCGGAAGCTAATAAAGCTTTTTCACACTTTAGATTCTAA
- a CDS encoding SusD/RagB family nutrient-binding outer membrane lipoprotein: MKKYNLAILAASTLLFAIGCDTDYINDPDNPTSAPSSQVFSNAQFDLAYELNDQWVAGRGTLQISQYWNSEFYSDESRYALRTSMVDDMWEWPYRVLTDLKEVIDLNTDPINAPLMLQYGTNSDQIQVSRILMAYTFSKLVDTFGDVPYWSYGQMENQDFQALRLKDGVSSPGYTDATIIYEDMLVELADAAGKLDPSGTTMPSGDNIYGGSNAQWIKFAHSLRLRLASHLLDVNPTLANSVFAESDASAFTSNEDNALFMFGTTDIVGGPWHNAFTVEARRDFTPSLSFTDLLYNRVGPFTGAGMEDPRIDSFFDKYVDPEEGVADEVYGIPYGFGNTVLRAVENEGIPHSDILKPDFSQPILTYAEIEFIRSEFNGWNQANYENGVTASMEYWGIDAADISAYVGALPAASEETVLTQQYIGLYMDGLEAWNLYRRTGFPNTLTVPGDTFGDATFTTLVPGLNAIPSRVTYPQNEQLLNRTNWDAARSSLSDGDAMTSKIFWDVD; encoded by the coding sequence ATGAAAAAATATAATTTAGCAATATTAGCAGCTTCAACTTTGCTGTTTGCAATCGGTTGTGATACCGATTACATAAATGACCCGGATAACCCGACGTCAGCTCCATCTTCACAAGTATTCAGTAATGCGCAATTTGATTTGGCATATGAATTAAACGACCAATGGGTTGCGGGGAGAGGAACTTTACAGATTAGCCAGTACTGGAATTCTGAATTTTATTCTGATGAAAGTAGATACGCACTGCGTACGTCTATGGTTGATGATATGTGGGAATGGCCATACCGAGTCTTAACTGATTTGAAAGAGGTTATTGACCTGAACACAGACCCTATAAATGCTCCATTAATGTTACAATATGGAACTAATAGCGACCAGATTCAGGTGTCAAGAATTTTAATGGCGTACACTTTTTCAAAATTAGTAGATACTTTTGGTGATGTCCCTTATTGGAGTTATGGGCAAATGGAAAATCAAGATTTTCAGGCTTTGCGCTTAAAAGATGGTGTTTCCAGCCCTGGTTATACTGATGCTACTATCATATATGAAGATATGTTAGTTGAATTGGCCGATGCAGCTGGTAAATTAGACCCTTCTGGAACTACAATGCCATCAGGAGATAACATTTATGGAGGAAGTAATGCGCAATGGATTAAATTTGCCCATTCGCTGCGTTTAAGGTTGGCTTCTCACTTACTAGATGTTAATCCAACTTTAGCAAACTCAGTTTTTGCTGAATCAGATGCCTCCGCGTTTACCTCAAATGAGGACAATGCGTTATTCATGTTTGGAACCACCGATATAGTTGGTGGACCATGGCATAACGCCTTTACTGTTGAGGCACGCCGTGATTTCACTCCGTCACTTTCTTTTACAGACTTGCTCTACAATAGAGTCGGACCATTCACTGGAGCAGGCATGGAAGATCCTAGAATTGATTCTTTCTTTGACAAATATGTGGACCCTGAAGAAGGTGTGGCGGATGAAGTATACGGAATTCCATATGGCTTTGGAAATACGGTGTTACGTGCTGTTGAAAATGAAGGTATCCCACACTCGGACATACTCAAACCAGATTTCTCTCAGCCTATATTAACATATGCTGAAATTGAATTCATCAGATCAGAATTTAACGGATGGAATCAAGCAAACTATGAAAATGGTGTTACTGCTTCTATGGAATACTGGGGAATTGATGCGGCAGATATTTCAGCCTATGTTGGGGCATTACCTGCAGCTTCCGAAGAAACTGTTTTAACTCAGCAATATATTGGGTTATACATGGATGGACTTGAAGCCTGGAATTTATACCGAAGGACAGGATTTCCAAATACATTAACCGTGCCTGGTGATACTTTTGGAGACGCAACCTTCACTACTCTAGTTCCTGGCTTGAATGCCATACCTAGCAGGGTAACATACCCACAAAATGAACAATTACTTAACAGGACTAATTGGGATGCTGCAAGAAGTAGCTTAAGTGATGGTGATGCCATGACTTCCAAAATTTTCTGGGACGTGGACTAA
- a CDS encoding SusC/RagA family TonB-linked outer membrane protein — MRAKQKGLLTLFLALIVQISFAQSKSITGTVSDQDGLPLPGVNIVVQGTTNGTQTDFDGNYAISASEGQTLVFSYIGYKNETRPVGASTTINLQMSEDAQALDEVVVTALGVERDAKSLSYSAPKVDAEDLSTAQNNNAISALSGKVAGLKVNSPSGNLGGSQRILIRGANSVTGENQPLFVIDGIPMDNSGFNTTDAQRGAGGVDFGSTINDIDPNSIESVTVLKGAAAALYGSRASNGVVLINTKTGKSGKKLGISVNTSVTFSDIAILPDLQREYGGGSIISDANGGRNGFQVEEINGTEYLVPQYATDESWGPKYDSSIQYLPWNGYDQESFPQDYLQTRPWVAPDNDVESFFNTGITTNNNVTISSGGDKGSYLMSVGNEKSTGTVPGTEINKHFLRLNLNQKLSDKITFVGTMNYVHTDGIRPVIGYDGNSVTQKFFQWGQRQLDYDILKDYKNEDGSQRTWNRTAYNDATPKYSDNPYWTAFENNPTDTRNRVYGSASFNYQVTEAFGVKLSAYGDTYNFRNTETISIGSQSQSMYTERAYDFKEYNYEFVANYNKDITDYFNLKALAGVNQRDYQLDYRLNETTGGLTLPGIFNINNGKGPLDQDTYTDFKKVNSVFGSLNLGLANQVFIDLTARNDWSSTLPDSNNSYFYPSASLAWVFSEVLPDTSWFNYGKLRANWAEVGNDADPYKVISTLTLDTPFNGEGRVTVPSTLLNADLKNETTRTWELGAELSFLKNRINLDVTYYNNSTIDQIIPVDLSYGTGYGAQWINAGEMTNKGVEVQVGLKPIRTENFSWEIDVNYAKNENELVSLAEGLESINLTSAPFQVQLLATVGQPYGTILGSDFIYDDAGNKVIDADSGMYAATQDLVPLGSVQPDYTAGIRNSLNYKNLDLTFLVEMSKGGQYFSTSHMWGMYSGMLEETVANNIREDGIVLDGVTGTITYDDNGNYTVTDTAENTTNISGQDYGGMHYGGFGTPDAQNVFDSDFFKLRELALGYTFKNDFLKIFDSARISVFGRNLYTWGLDYDGIDPETVSTGSGNIQGLEGGLQPSTRSYGMNLKLSF, encoded by the coding sequence ATGAGAGCAAAACAAAAAGGATTGTTAACGCTGTTTTTGGCGTTAATCGTGCAAATTTCATTTGCGCAAAGCAAATCGATTACCGGTACGGTGTCCGACCAAGATGGTCTACCACTACCCGGAGTTAACATTGTTGTTCAAGGTACTACCAACGGTACCCAAACAGATTTTGACGGAAACTATGCTATTTCAGCTAGTGAAGGTCAAACATTAGTATTCTCTTACATTGGGTATAAAAATGAGACCCGTCCTGTTGGAGCTTCAACAACTATCAACCTTCAAATGTCCGAGGATGCTCAGGCTCTTGACGAGGTGGTAGTAACTGCTTTAGGTGTAGAAAGAGACGCCAAATCATTATCGTATTCAGCACCTAAGGTAGATGCGGAAGATTTGAGCACCGCTCAAAACAACAATGCTATTTCAGCATTATCCGGTAAGGTTGCCGGGCTTAAAGTGAACTCACCTTCAGGTAACCTTGGGGGCTCACAAAGAATTCTAATACGTGGCGCCAACTCTGTAACCGGGGAAAACCAACCGCTATTCGTTATTGACGGTATCCCAATGGACAACTCAGGCTTTAACACCACTGACGCTCAGAGAGGTGCAGGTGGAGTCGATTTTGGTAGTACCATAAATGATATTGACCCCAACAGTATTGAAAGCGTCACAGTACTTAAAGGTGCTGCTGCAGCGCTTTATGGCTCACGTGCCTCTAACGGTGTCGTTCTTATAAACACAAAAACAGGTAAATCAGGAAAAAAACTTGGAATATCCGTTAACACATCTGTAACATTCTCAGACATAGCAATATTACCAGATTTACAAAGAGAATATGGTGGTGGCTCAATCATTTCTGACGCAAACGGCGGTCGTAATGGGTTCCAAGTTGAAGAAATCAATGGAACGGAGTACCTAGTACCACAATACGCTACAGATGAAAGTTGGGGTCCTAAATACGATTCAAGTATTCAATATCTCCCATGGAACGGTTATGACCAAGAAAGTTTTCCTCAGGATTATTTACAGACCAGACCATGGGTTGCTCCGGACAATGATGTTGAGAGCTTCTTTAACACTGGTATAACCACTAACAACAATGTTACAATTTCTAGCGGTGGAGATAAAGGCAGCTACTTAATGTCTGTGGGTAATGAGAAATCAACCGGTACAGTACCTGGTACGGAAATCAACAAGCATTTTTTAAGGTTAAACTTAAATCAAAAGCTTTCCGATAAAATAACATTTGTAGGTACGATGAACTATGTACATACCGATGGAATCAGACCCGTTATAGGCTACGATGGCAACAGTGTAACCCAAAAATTCTTTCAATGGGGTCAACGTCAGCTAGATTATGATATCTTAAAAGATTATAAGAATGAAGACGGAAGTCAGAGAACTTGGAACAGAACTGCTTATAATGATGCGACTCCTAAGTATTCCGATAATCCATATTGGACAGCATTTGAAAACAACCCTACCGATACTCGTAATAGGGTGTATGGTTCTGCAAGTTTCAACTACCAAGTAACTGAAGCCTTTGGGGTTAAATTAAGTGCTTATGGTGACACATACAACTTCAGAAACACCGAGACCATATCGATAGGCTCTCAGTCTCAGTCAATGTACACCGAACGAGCTTATGACTTTAAAGAGTACAACTACGAATTCGTAGCTAACTATAATAAAGACATAACTGATTATTTCAATTTAAAGGCTCTTGCAGGTGTGAATCAAAGGGATTATCAGTTAGACTATCGCCTGAATGAAACAACTGGTGGCCTAACTTTACCTGGTATTTTCAATATCAATAATGGAAAAGGACCTTTGGATCAAGATACATACACAGACTTTAAGAAAGTAAATAGTGTATTTGGTAGCTTAAACCTTGGTTTGGCAAATCAAGTATTTATAGATTTAACAGCTCGTAACGACTGGTCTTCTACACTCCCAGATAGTAACAATTCATATTTCTACCCTTCTGCCTCTTTAGCTTGGGTATTTAGTGAAGTACTACCTGACACCAGTTGGTTTAACTACGGTAAACTTCGTGCCAACTGGGCCGAAGTAGGTAATGATGCCGATCCGTACAAAGTTATTAGCACTTTAACCTTAGACACTCCATTTAATGGAGAAGGCCGTGTAACAGTACCAAGTACGTTGTTAAATGCTGATCTTAAAAATGAGACCACAAGAACATGGGAATTAGGAGCTGAATTAAGTTTTCTTAAAAATAGAATTAACCTAGATGTAACTTACTACAACAATTCAACTATTGATCAAATTATACCTGTTGACCTTTCCTATGGAACTGGGTATGGCGCTCAATGGATTAACGCAGGTGAGATGACCAACAAAGGGGTTGAAGTTCAAGTAGGCTTAAAACCTATTAGAACAGAAAACTTCTCATGGGAAATTGATGTTAACTATGCAAAAAACGAGAACGAGTTAGTTTCTCTTGCGGAAGGATTGGAATCTATCAACCTAACAAGTGCTCCTTTTCAAGTCCAATTATTAGCAACTGTAGGTCAGCCTTATGGAACGATTTTGGGAAGTGATTTTATTTATGATGACGCTGGAAACAAAGTTATTGATGCTGATTCCGGCATGTACGCTGCAACACAAGACTTAGTTCCTTTAGGTTCAGTACAACCTGACTACACAGCTGGCATAAGAAACAGTCTTAACTATAAAAATTTAGATTTGACTTTTTTAGTTGAAATGAGCAAAGGCGGTCAGTATTTTTCAACATCACACATGTGGGGTATGTACTCTGGTATGCTAGAGGAAACTGTTGCCAACAACATTCGTGAGGACGGTATTGTTCTTGATGGTGTAACTGGAACTATCACATATGACGACAACGGTAACTATACAGTAACAGATACTGCTGAAAACACAACAAATATTTCAGGACAAGATTATGGTGGTATGCACTATGGTGGTTTCGGAACTCCAGATGCACAAAACGTATTTGATTCAGATTTCTTTAAACTTCGTGAACTTGCCTTAGGATATACCTTTAAAAATGATTTCTTAAAAATATTTGATTCTGCTAGAATCAGCGTATTTGGAAGAAACCTGTATACTTGGGGATTAGATTATGACGGTATAGACCCAGAAACTGTATCAACGGGATCAGGAAACATTCAAGGTTTAGAAGGTGGTTTACAACCCTCTACTAGATCATATGGTATGAACCTTAAATTATCATTCTAA
- the fusA gene encoding elongation factor G — MARDLKFTRNIGIAAHIDAGKTTTTERILFYTGVSHKIGEVHDGAATMDWMEQEQERGITITSAATTCTWKFPMENAKALPDTKDYHFNIIDTPGHVDFTVEVNRSLRVLDGLVFLFSAVDGVEPQSETNWRLADNYKVPRIGFVNKMDRQGSNFLNVCKQVKEMLGSNAVPIVLPIGDEADFRGIVDLAKNRAIVWHEEGFGSTFDVVDIPEEMKAEVKEYRAALIEAVAEYDEELMEKFFEDEDSITEEEVHAALRAAVMDRAIIPMICGSSFKNKGVQFLLDAVCRYLPSPIDKDAIVGVNPDTGEEESRKPNVKEPFSALAFKIATDPFVGRLAFFRTYSGRLDAGSYILNNRSGKKERISRIYQMHSNKQNAIDYIEAGDIGAAVGFKDIKTGDTMSAEKHPIVLESMDFPDPVIGIAVEPKTKVDVDKLGMALAKLAEEDPTFQVKTDEASGQTIISGMGELHLDIIVDRLRREFKVEVNQGEPQVEYKEALTKLAAHRETYKKQSGGRGKFGDIVFEMSPADEDFEGEGLQFVDEIKGGRIPKEFIPSVEKGFTAAMQNGPLAGFEMDSMKVVLKDGSFHPVDSDALSFELAAKMGYKAAGKAAGAVIMEPIMKIEVLTPEENMGDIVGDLNRRRGTISSMGDRAGAKVIKGEVPLSEMFGYVTSLRTLSSGRATSTMEFAHYAETPSNIAEQVIKAAKGVTTA, encoded by the coding sequence ATGGCAAGAGATTTAAAATTTACAAGAAACATAGGTATTGCGGCTCATATTGATGCTGGTAAAACAACAACAACAGAGCGTATACTTTTTTATACTGGTGTTAGTCATAAAATAGGTGAGGTGCATGATGGTGCGGCTACTATGGACTGGATGGAGCAGGAGCAAGAGCGTGGTATTACCATTACCTCTGCTGCAACAACTTGTACCTGGAAGTTTCCAATGGAAAATGCAAAAGCGTTGCCTGATACAAAGGATTATCACTTTAATATTATAGATACTCCGGGACACGTTGATTTTACCGTTGAGGTAAACCGTTCTTTGCGTGTGTTGGATGGTTTGGTTTTTCTTTTTAGTGCGGTTGATGGTGTTGAGCCTCAGTCTGAGACTAACTGGAGATTGGCGGACAACTATAAAGTGCCTCGTATAGGTTTTGTTAACAAGATGGACCGTCAGGGTTCTAATTTCTTGAACGTGTGTAAGCAGGTTAAGGAAATGTTGGGCTCTAATGCTGTTCCTATTGTTTTGCCTATTGGTGATGAAGCAGATTTTAGAGGTATTGTTGATCTAGCGAAAAACAGGGCGATTGTTTGGCACGAAGAAGGTTTTGGGTCAACTTTTGACGTTGTTGATATTCCTGAAGAGATGAAGGCGGAAGTTAAGGAGTATAGAGCTGCCTTGATTGAAGCTGTGGCTGAATATGATGAGGAGTTGATGGAAAAATTCTTCGAAGATGAGGATTCTATCACGGAAGAGGAAGTTCATGCTGCTTTAAGAGCTGCTGTAATGGATAGAGCTATCATTCCTATGATATGTGGTTCTTCGTTTAAGAATAAAGGTGTTCAGTTTTTATTGGATGCTGTTTGTAGATATTTGCCTTCACCTATAGATAAAGATGCTATTGTGGGTGTGAACCCAGATACAGGTGAGGAAGAATCTAGAAAACCGAATGTAAAAGAGCCTTTTTCGGCCTTGGCGTTTAAGATTGCTACGGATCCTTTTGTAGGTAGATTGGCTTTCTTTAGAACGTATTCTGGTCGTTTAGATGCAGGTTCTTACATATTGAATAACCGTTCAGGTAAAAAAGAACGTATTTCGCGTATTTATCAGATGCACTCTAATAAGCAGAATGCAATCGATTATATCGAAGCTGGGGATATCGGAGCTGCTGTTGGGTTTAAGGATATTAAAACTGGAGATACAATGTCTGCCGAGAAGCATCCTATTGTATTGGAAAGTATGGATTTTCCTGATCCTGTAATCGGTATAGCTGTTGAGCCTAAGACTAAGGTAGATGTTGATAAGTTAGGTATGGCTTTAGCTAAATTGGCTGAAGAAGATCCTACATTTCAGGTAAAAACAGATGAGGCTTCTGGTCAGACTATTATTTCTGGTATGGGTGAGCTTCACTTGGATATTATTGTAGATCGTTTAAGACGTGAATTCAAAGTTGAGGTAAACCAAGGTGAACCTCAAGTGGAATACAAAGAAGCACTTACGAAGTTGGCTGCTCACAGAGAAACTTATAAAAAGCAATCTGGTGGTCGTGGTAAGTTTGGTGATATTGTATTCGAAATGAGTCCTGCTGATGAGGATTTTGAAGGAGAAGGGTTGCAATTTGTTGATGAAATCAAAGGTGGTCGTATTCCAAAAGAATTTATTCCATCTGTAGAGAAAGGTTTTACTGCAGCAATGCAAAATGGTCCTTTGGCTGGTTTCGAAATGGATTCTATGAAGGTAGTATTGAAAGATGGTTCTTTCCACCCTGTGGATTCAGATGCACTTTCTTTCGAATTAGCTGCTAAAATGGGTTATAAAGCTGCTGGTAAAGCCGCTGGAGCTGTTATTATGGAGCCGATCATGAAGATTGAGGTGTTGACACCTGAAGAAAACATGGGTGATATAGTAGGTGATTTAAACCGTAGAAGAGGAACAATCTCTAGTATGGGAGATAGAGCTGGTGCTAAAGTGATTAAAGGTGAGGTGCCATTATCTGAAATGTTTGGTTATGTTACTTCTTTAAGAACATTATCATCAGGTAGGGCAACTTCTACTATGGAATTCGCACATTATGCAGAAACTCCGTCTAATATTGCAGAACAGGTTATTAAGGCAGCAAAAGGTGTTACAACCGCTTAA